One window of the Eucalyptus grandis isolate ANBG69807.140 chromosome 8, ASM1654582v1, whole genome shotgun sequence genome contains the following:
- the LOC104416982 gene encoding increased DNA methylation 2-like — MLGPGCNNLEFINFIPTNLHTCLHVEERFMGIDNIIFMDNPTTSYLWKEVVARFKTVTGPQDFVLEKDAAKLPNYVTDEVFYEVIAREGRSEGQPHFSVPCRGSHGRKCNISVAFSPLNTTGAAATCSAGVGVVWNAEVKLAGSITGRVTLAEFEDYYLFNVSPPGVRIDQMEAAAFSCEFNMDGEVLIEGEIATGGNTVESRTGNPCPPGHFSLRFQLPGSVYPRRANCNFRSDGIFEGIVKKQIKN, encoded by the exons ATGCTTGGTCCTGGTTGCAACAACCTGGAGTTCATCAACTTCATTCCAACCAACCTGCACACTTGTTTGCATGTCGAAGAGCGATTTATGGGAATAGATAACATCATCTTCATGGATAACCCGACCACCTCTTACCTCTGGAAAGAGGTTGTTGCGAGGTTTAAGACTGTGACTGGGCCGCAGGATTTCGTTCTGGAGAAGGATGCTGCAAAGCTACCTAATTATGTCACCGATGAGGTGTTCTATGAAGTGATAGCACGAGAGGGGCGTTCAGAGGGACAACCTCATTTTTCCGTGCCCTGTCGTGGTTCTCATGGAAGAAAATGCAACATCAGCGTGGCGTTTTCTCCGCTCAATACGACAGGTGCCGCTGCCACCTGTAGTGCTGGAGTTGGAGTGGTTTGGAATGCAGAAGTGAAGCTTGCAGGATCCATCACAGGGCGTGTGACCCTTGCAGAGTTTGAAGACTATTACCTGTTTAACGTTTCACCTCCAGGGGTCAGAATAGATCAAA TGGAAGCTGCAGCCTTTAGCTGTGAATTCAACATGGATGGCGAGGTCTTGATCGAAGGAGAGATTGCGACAGGTGGGAACACGGTTGAAAGCAGAACAGGAAACCCTTGTCCACCTGGACACTTCTCTCTCCGTTTTCAGCTGCCCGGTTCTGTCTATCCCAGACGTGCCAACTGCAACTTTCGCTCAGATGGGATTTTCGAAGGAATTGTTAAGAAGCAGATCAAAAATTGA